One Spiribacter halobius DNA segment encodes these proteins:
- a CDS encoding ABC transporter permease subunit, whose product MTGLAGNGTRRNGGPAVYGELGAGESRAVSVWSALIILALWWIVTNAGLIRPLFLPSPEAVIAQAVSISTEGYQGSTLFGHTLESLRRVFGAFALACVTAIPLGIGMGVNRLVRGILDPPIEFYRPVPPLAYLPLMIVWFGIGETSKVLLIFLGIFAPLALAARAGVRSSSIEQIHVAYSFGASRWQVLRHVVFKSALPEILTGMRISIGFGWTVLVAAEMVAARSGLGFMVLTAAEFLRTSIVILGIIVIGCIAYAFDLVMRSIERRLVPWKGRV is encoded by the coding sequence ATGACGGGCCTGGCAGGCAACGGCACCCGCAGGAATGGCGGGCCGGCCGTATACGGCGAGCTCGGTGCCGGCGAGAGCCGTGCCGTGAGCGTCTGGAGTGCGCTGATCATCCTCGCGCTCTGGTGGATCGTCACCAACGCCGGGCTGATCCGACCGTTGTTTCTGCCCTCCCCGGAGGCCGTGATTGCGCAGGCGGTGTCCATCAGTACCGAGGGCTATCAGGGCTCGACCCTGTTCGGGCACACGCTGGAGAGCCTGAGGCGGGTATTCGGCGCGTTTGCGCTTGCCTGCGTCACCGCGATTCCGCTTGGCATCGGCATGGGTGTGAACCGGCTGGTCCGGGGCATTCTTGACCCGCCGATCGAGTTCTACCGCCCGGTACCGCCCCTCGCCTACCTGCCGCTGATGATCGTCTGGTTCGGGATCGGCGAGACCAGCAAGGTGCTCCTGATCTTCCTCGGCATCTTCGCGCCGCTGGCGCTCGCCGCGAGGGCCGGGGTGCGCTCGTCCTCCATCGAACAGATCCACGTCGCCTACAGCTTCGGGGCGAGTCGCTGGCAGGTGCTGCGCCATGTGGTGTTCAAGTCCGCGCTGCCGGAGATCCTCACCGGCATGCGCATCAGCATCGGCTTCGGCTGGACCGTGCTCGTGGCCGCGGAGATGGTGGCGGCCCGCTCCGGGCTCGGCTTCATGGTGCTGACGGCCGCCGAGTTCCTGCGCACGTCCATCGTCATACTCGGCATCATCGTGATCGGATGCATCGCCTACGCGTTCGACCTTGTGATGCGCAGCATCGAGCGCAGACTCGTGCCCTGGAAGGGGCGCGTGTAG
- a CDS encoding taurine ABC transporter ATP-binding protein, whose protein sequence is MTALRAEQVSVVFPSESGEVHALDNADLSISEGEFVVALGASGCGKTTLLNLLAGFLQPTQGRISFGDREITGPGADRAVVFQKHALLPWLNVLDNVAFGLMLQGVPKAKRYATARHFISALGLEGFESKAIYELSGGMQQRVGVARALAADPEVLLMDEPLAALDALTRERVQEILLKAWSESGKMAFFITHSVEEALFLATRIILMSPRPGRITHVYETEFSKQYLKTGNSREIKASREFIDMREDIMRRIQGDAG, encoded by the coding sequence GTGACGGCACTACGCGCAGAACAGGTCTCGGTGGTGTTCCCCTCCGAAAGCGGAGAAGTACACGCCCTGGACAACGCCGACCTCTCGATCTCGGAAGGTGAGTTCGTGGTCGCACTGGGCGCGTCCGGCTGCGGCAAGACCACCCTGCTCAACCTACTCGCGGGGTTTCTGCAGCCAACCCAGGGACGCATCTCCTTCGGTGACCGCGAAATCACCGGCCCCGGCGCCGACCGGGCGGTGGTATTCCAGAAGCACGCCCTGCTGCCGTGGCTGAACGTGCTCGACAACGTCGCCTTCGGGCTCATGCTCCAGGGCGTTCCGAAGGCCAAGCGCTATGCGACGGCGCGCCATTTCATCTCGGCGCTGGGGCTCGAGGGCTTCGAGTCCAAGGCCATCTACGAGCTCTCCGGCGGCATGCAGCAGCGCGTCGGCGTCGCCCGGGCGCTCGCCGCCGATCCCGAGGTGCTGCTTATGGACGAGCCGCTGGCCGCACTGGACGCCCTCACCCGCGAGCGGGTGCAGGAGATCCTGCTCAAGGCCTGGTCGGAGAGCGGGAAGATGGCCTTCTTCATCACCCACAGCGTCGAGGAGGCGCTGTTCCTTGCCACCCGAATCATCCTGATGTCGCCGCGGCCGGGGCGGATCACCCATGTCTACGAGACGGAGTTCTCCAAGCAGTACCTGAAGACCGGCAACTCCCGAGAGATCAAGGCGTCGCGGGAGTTCATCGACATGCGCGAGGACATCATGCGGAGAATCCAGGGGGACGCCGGATGA
- the tauA gene encoding taurine ABC transporter substrate-binding protein, translating to MATRKLRMALLALTTLVLLVSTTGAAIAQNSVTVGHFGVPTPWKAAVEDGAFAEATGWDIDWRQFDSGSSVISALASGDVQLTALGSSPTAAAIGANVDLRIVYLDKVFDTAEAMVVHEDSGIVAPQDLRGKTIAAPYASTTHFHLLVALEQFNIPRAEVDIINMSPNQIAAAWERGDIDGAFVWNPVLSELLDSGRLLISSGQLANWGKPTFDAFVVDPEFAEANPEFMRDFISVVADYAARYTDNRAAWTADSAEVQLIAQNTGADAEDVPPVLNGIEFPSLERQASPLWLGGGVAEGLRATAEFLEAQGEIDSVADDYSRYVDASWVESLVNDQ from the coding sequence ATGGCTACACGCAAGCTCAGAATGGCGCTGCTCGCGCTGACCACCCTCGTACTGCTCGTCTCCACCACCGGCGCGGCCATCGCGCAGAACAGCGTTACGGTGGGCCATTTCGGCGTGCCCACACCGTGGAAGGCAGCCGTCGAGGACGGCGCGTTCGCCGAGGCAACGGGCTGGGATATCGACTGGCGCCAGTTCGACTCCGGATCCAGCGTCATCTCGGCGCTGGCCTCGGGCGACGTCCAGCTTACCGCGCTGGGGTCGAGCCCGACCGCCGCCGCGATCGGCGCCAACGTCGACCTGCGGATCGTCTACCTGGACAAGGTCTTCGACACCGCCGAGGCGATGGTGGTGCACGAGGACTCCGGGATCGTGGCGCCCCAGGATCTCCGCGGGAAGACCATTGCGGCGCCCTATGCCTCCACCACGCATTTCCACCTGCTGGTGGCGCTGGAGCAGTTCAACATCCCGCGCGCCGAGGTGGACATCATCAACATGAGCCCCAACCAGATCGCAGCCGCCTGGGAGCGGGGCGACATCGATGGGGCCTTCGTCTGGAATCCGGTGCTATCCGAGCTGCTCGACAGTGGCCGCCTGCTGATCTCCTCGGGTCAGCTCGCCAACTGGGGCAAACCGACGTTTGATGCGTTCGTGGTGGACCCCGAATTCGCCGAGGCGAACCCCGAGTTCATGCGCGACTTCATCAGCGTTGTGGCGGACTACGCGGCGCGCTATACCGACAACCGTGCCGCGTGGACTGCCGACTCCGCCGAGGTTCAGCTGATCGCGCAGAACACCGGTGCCGACGCCGAGGATGTCCCGCCGGTACTGAACGGCATCGAGTTCCCCTCGCTCGAGCGCCAGGCTTCCCCGCTCTGGCTCGGCGGCGGCGTGGCCGAGGGTCTGCGCGCCACGGCGGAGTTCCTCGAGGCCCAGGGCGAGATCGACAGCGTCGCGGACGACTACTCCCGCTACGTCGACGCCAGCTGGGTCGAGTCACTCGTCAACGACCAGTAG
- a CDS encoding DegT/DnrJ/EryC1/StrS family aminotransferase, translated as MPFRIEGIRGTALCGGGNQRPEVPGETMREFPRSFTEQQPIPAAGIERATEVMASGKLHRYNLGPGETDDAALLEQEFAGYVGRRYCVACNSGGFALHIALRALLPERGTPVLCNAFTLSPVPGAIHNAGGVTVPVETDESLTIDCDDLRLAAETHDARFLVLTHMRGHIADMDAVAALCAELGITLIEDCAHTMGAYWRNRPSGAHGTAACFSTQSNKHINSGEGGLLVTDDAELAARAVLYTGSYMFYDSHLAAPPRARVGELSGEIPNYSGRMDRLRAALLRPQLSELEARREHWNALYRRLEGRLAQADGITLPQRHAAAEYVGSSLQFWAEGLALEQFPDFISRCADRGVPVAWFGNPSARGYTSNFRHWRYLSVERALPKTQNVLSRLCDIRLPLTFTEEDCALIGEIIDDSLQATRPE; from the coding sequence ATGCCGTTTCGCATTGAAGGCATCCGCGGCACGGCGCTTTGTGGCGGTGGCAATCAACGACCAGAGGTACCGGGCGAGACGATGCGCGAGTTCCCGAGATCCTTTACCGAACAGCAGCCGATCCCCGCGGCAGGGATCGAGCGCGCCACCGAGGTCATGGCGAGCGGGAAGCTGCATCGCTACAACCTCGGACCCGGTGAAACCGACGACGCGGCGCTGCTCGAACAGGAGTTCGCCGGGTACGTGGGGCGGCGCTACTGCGTGGCCTGCAACTCAGGCGGGTTCGCGCTGCACATTGCCCTGCGCGCACTGCTCCCGGAGCGGGGCACGCCTGTGCTTTGCAATGCCTTCACGCTCTCGCCCGTGCCCGGGGCGATCCACAACGCCGGCGGCGTCACTGTGCCCGTGGAGACGGACGAGTCCCTGACCATCGACTGTGACGATCTGCGCCTGGCGGCCGAGACCCATGACGCGCGCTTCCTGGTGCTCACCCACATGCGCGGCCATATCGCCGACATGGACGCCGTCGCCGCGCTCTGCGCAGAGCTCGGGATCACACTGATCGAGGACTGCGCCCACACCATGGGTGCGTACTGGCGCAACCGCCCTAGCGGCGCCCACGGTACCGCCGCCTGCTTCAGCACCCAGTCGAACAAGCACATCAACTCGGGTGAGGGCGGCCTGCTGGTCACCGACGATGCCGAGCTCGCCGCCCGGGCGGTTCTCTACACCGGCTCGTACATGTTCTATGACAGCCACCTCGCCGCTCCGCCGCGCGCGCGGGTCGGCGAGCTGAGCGGCGAGATCCCGAACTACAGCGGCCGCATGGACCGCCTGCGCGCGGCGTTGCTGCGCCCACAGCTGAGCGAGCTCGAGGCCCGCCGCGAGCACTGGAACGCGCTCTACCGCAGGCTCGAGGGGCGCCTTGCGCAGGCGGACGGCATCACGCTGCCACAGCGCCACGCCGCCGCGGAATATGTCGGCAGCTCGTTGCAGTTCTGGGCGGAGGGCCTCGCACTGGAGCAGTTCCCGGATTTCATCTCGCGCTGTGCCGACCGCGGCGTACCCGTTGCCTGGTTCGGCAACCCGAGCGCACGTGGCTACACATCCAATTTCCGCCACTGGCGGTACCTGAGCGTGGAGCGGGCGCTTCCAAAGACGCAGAACGTGCTGTCCCGACTCTGCGACATCCGCCTCCCCCTGACATTCACCGAGGAGGATTGCGCGCTTATTGGCGAGATCATCGACGACTCCCTGCAGGCCACCCGGCCTGAATAG
- a CDS encoding bifunctional aminoglycoside phosphotransferase/ATP-binding protein, protein MAVPAMPENPCMQRALVDWLQRPDAHGGAAVEHVETQISHVFLAGDHVYKLKKADAPAFLDYGTPERRRHAAETELAVNRRTAPHLYEAVIPVRRYDGGFTLGEGNGEPVDWLVVMRRFEQADLFHVMAREGRLSTEHVVDLADAVADLHAQAGIRRDHGGAEGMRHHYRVPLDTLAEAETSPFAGTALDALGAALDASWRRLGPRLEARRRHGRVRHGHGDLHLANACLFEGRATPFDAIEFSEALACTDTLYDAAFTVMDLLAHGERALAGDFLNRYLEATGDYSGLACLPLFVSVRALVRAMANGLTDDPERQSRARDYFHLARSALDWAPEPRVVAIGGLSGTGKSTVARGLRSDLAPGPGAVQLRSDGIRKRLAGVAPEARLPQQAYRPEHTRRTYRRLERHARRAALAGWPAILDATFTRPESRQRAEAIGHSLRVPFTGLWLTAPADVLRQRVAARAADASDADLAVLERQLSLDTGAMRWPDVPATGTPTDALARARRALMREMR, encoded by the coding sequence GTGGCGGTACCAGCCATGCCCGAGAATCCCTGCATGCAGCGCGCCCTGGTCGACTGGCTCCAGCGCCCGGACGCCCACGGCGGCGCCGCGGTGGAGCATGTCGAGACCCAGATCAGCCATGTCTTCCTCGCGGGCGATCATGTCTACAAGCTGAAGAAGGCGGATGCCCCGGCATTCCTCGACTACGGCACACCCGAGCGGCGACGTCACGCCGCCGAGACCGAGCTCGCGGTCAACCGGCGCACCGCGCCGCACCTTTACGAGGCCGTGATCCCGGTGCGGCGTTACGACGGCGGCTTCACCCTCGGCGAGGGCAACGGCGAGCCAGTGGACTGGCTGGTGGTGATGCGCCGCTTCGAGCAGGCGGACCTGTTCCATGTCATGGCGCGGGAAGGCCGCCTGAGCACGGAGCACGTGGTTGATCTCGCCGACGCCGTCGCCGACCTCCATGCGCAGGCCGGGATCCGCCGGGACCACGGCGGCGCCGAAGGCATGCGCCATCACTACCGGGTCCCCCTGGACACGCTCGCCGAGGCCGAGACGAGCCCCTTCGCAGGTACCGCGCTGGATGCGCTCGGTGCTGCCCTTGACGCCAGCTGGCGGCGGCTCGGCCCGCGGCTCGAGGCGCGGCGACGCCACGGCCGTGTGCGCCACGGCCATGGTGACCTGCACCTGGCCAACGCCTGCCTGTTCGAGGGCCGGGCGACGCCCTTCGATGCCATCGAGTTCTCCGAGGCACTCGCCTGCACGGATACCCTCTACGATGCCGCCTTCACCGTCATGGACCTGCTGGCGCACGGGGAGCGCGCGCTCGCCGGCGATTTCCTCAACCGCTATCTGGAAGCCACCGGCGACTACAGCGGCCTCGCCTGCCTGCCCTTATTCGTCTCGGTGCGCGCCCTGGTCCGCGCCATGGCCAACGGCCTCACCGACGACCCCGAGCGGCAGTCCCGCGCGCGGGACTACTTCCACCTCGCCCGCAGCGCGCTGGACTGGGCGCCGGAACCACGGGTCGTCGCCATCGGCGGCCTGTCCGGGACGGGGAAGTCCACCGTCGCCCGCGGCCTGAGATCGGACCTCGCACCCGGCCCCGGTGCCGTGCAGCTGCGCAGCGACGGCATCCGCAAGCGCCTCGCCGGCGTCGCCCCGGAGGCACGGCTGCCACAGCAGGCCTACCGCCCCGAGCACACCCGCCGCACCTACCGGCGCCTCGAGCGCCACGCCCGCCGGGCCGCCCTCGCCGGCTGGCCCGCCATCCTCGACGCCACCTTCACCCGCCCGGAGAGTCGTCAGCGGGCCGAGGCCATCGGTCACTCCCTGCGCGTTCCGTTCACGGGGCTGTGGCTGACCGCCCCGGCCGACGTGCTGCGCCAGCGTGTCGCGGCCCGTGCCGCAGACGCCTCGGACGCCGACCTCGCGGTGCTGGAGCGGCAGCTGTCCCTGGATACCGGCGCCATGCGCTGGCCGGACGTACCCGCCACCGGCACCCCCACCGATGCGCTCGCCCGTGCACGCCGGGCGTTGATGCGGGAGATGCGGTAG
- a CDS encoding cation:proton antiporter domain-containing protein — protein sequence MMLELLTISFALVFGLLMQQIRIPPLVGFLLAGFALSAWGPDLGMPEFTGPVLDHIAHVGILLLLFTVGLKLKLRQLIQRHVVGTSLIHFTVTTAVFTGALVLLAGLAGREAVLLAIALSFSSTVLAAKMLDAKRELRAFHGRSAIGILIIQDLIAIATLALFSEHKPSPWALLLLALPLLRPLLYWLLETAGREELLVLVGMLMAVVIGGLGFETVGLSGELGALLMGVLLGEHGRSKALADALWSLKEVFLVGFFLQIGLAGLPSSSELLFAGALALVLPLKALLFFALLIAFHLRVRNALVCSLSLTCYSEFGLIVAAVLLEEWVVPLAVAVALSFIVSAPLNRNSNLIVERLEHRLKRFERSWEHPDEQPIALDNADVLILGMGRVGTATYDYIRDRGLRPIGIDSDPSRISHHTGQGRKVAYADADDPFFWHNLDLSDVRAVVLALAGQESKETAVRQLRQSGYHGLIVGHAMHQEEADRVTAQGADDTYLTMTEAGFGLGEHLCSALQPATPTEKA from the coding sequence ATGATGCTCGAGCTTCTGACGATCAGCTTCGCGCTGGTCTTCGGCCTGTTGATGCAGCAGATCCGCATCCCGCCGCTGGTGGGCTTCCTGCTGGCCGGCTTTGCGCTGAGCGCCTGGGGACCCGACCTGGGGATGCCCGAGTTCACGGGCCCGGTACTCGATCACATCGCCCACGTCGGCATCCTGCTGCTGCTGTTCACCGTCGGCCTGAAGCTCAAGCTCCGCCAGCTCATCCAGCGCCATGTGGTGGGCACCTCGCTCATCCACTTCACCGTGACGACGGCCGTGTTCACCGGCGCCCTCGTCCTGCTCGCGGGCCTCGCCGGGCGCGAGGCGGTGCTGCTGGCCATCGCGCTGTCGTTTTCCAGCACCGTGCTCGCCGCGAAGATGCTCGACGCCAAGCGCGAGCTGCGCGCGTTTCATGGCCGCTCGGCCATCGGCATCCTGATCATCCAGGACCTCATCGCCATTGCCACGCTGGCGCTGTTCAGCGAACACAAGCCCTCGCCCTGGGCACTGCTGCTGCTCGCCCTGCCTCTGCTGCGGCCGTTGCTCTACTGGCTTCTGGAGACCGCGGGGCGGGAGGAGCTGCTGGTTCTGGTGGGCATGCTGATGGCCGTGGTGATCGGCGGCCTCGGCTTCGAGACCGTGGGCCTCAGCGGCGAGCTGGGTGCGCTGCTCATGGGCGTGCTGCTGGGCGAGCATGGCCGCAGCAAGGCACTCGCCGACGCGCTATGGAGCCTCAAGGAGGTGTTCCTGGTCGGGTTCTTTCTGCAGATCGGCCTCGCCGGGCTGCCGAGCAGCAGCGAGCTCCTGTTCGCGGGGGCGCTGGCGCTTGTCCTGCCGCTGAAGGCGCTGCTGTTCTTCGCGCTGCTGATTGCCTTCCACCTGCGGGTGCGCAACGCCCTGGTCTGCAGCCTGTCCCTCACCTGCTACAGCGAGTTCGGCCTGATCGTCGCGGCGGTGCTGCTCGAGGAGTGGGTCGTACCGCTGGCCGTGGCGGTGGCGCTGTCGTTCATCGTCTCGGCGCCGCTCAACCGCAACAGCAACCTTATCGTGGAGCGCCTGGAGCACCGCCTCAAGCGGTTCGAGCGCTCCTGGGAGCACCCCGACGAGCAACCGATCGCGCTGGACAATGCCGACGTGCTGATCCTCGGCATGGGACGTGTCGGCACGGCCACCTATGACTATATCCGGGACCGCGGGCTGCGGCCCATCGGTATCGATTCCGATCCGAGCCGCATCAGCCATCACACCGGGCAGGGCCGCAAGGTGGCCTATGCCGACGCCGACGACCCGTTCTTCTGGCATAACCTGGACCTGAGCGATGTCCGCGCGGTGGTCCTCGCCCTGGCCGGACAGGAGTCCAAGGAGACCGCCGTCCGCCAGCTGCGCCAGAGCGGCTACCACGGGCTCATCGTGGGCCATGCCATGCACCAGGAGGAGGCCGACCGCGTCACCGCCCAGGGCGCCGATGACACCTACCTCACCATGACCGAGGCGGGCTTCGGCCTGGGCGAGCACCTCTGCAGCGCGCTGCAGCCGGCAACACCGACGGAGAAGGCCTGA
- a CDS encoding beta-N-acetylglucosaminidase domain-containing protein, whose protein sequence is MTETDSTLPRLGVIEGFYGPAWRWEEREALAATLADHGYRFWHYAPKLDASLREGWREPWPAGQAEAMAAFAGRCRRLGLAFGVGLAPIGFDPAEAGTGHARLAERLGELDAVGIDELVVSFDDVADATPDPAHRQAAVTEWIAARTRARQVLVCPTYYSDDPLLDRLFGARPPDYLAALGRALDPGIGVYWAGEEICPREISPGHLEAVAERLRRRPWLWDNYPVNDGTIACEHLHLRPFTGRPATLAPQLSAHAINPALQPTLSALPALTLPWRYRAGEAFAYGRAFRDAARAVLGDSLAAALAEDLTLLEDAGRQRLGAQATGLRARYAAFDHPAAREVVRWLDGGYRPQQAAPGTA, encoded by the coding sequence GTGACAGAGACCGACTCCACGCTGCCCCGGCTCGGCGTGATCGAGGGCTTCTACGGCCCCGCCTGGCGCTGGGAAGAGCGGGAAGCGCTCGCCGCAACTCTGGCGGACCACGGCTACCGCTTCTGGCACTACGCGCCGAAGCTGGATGCCAGCCTGCGGGAGGGCTGGCGCGAGCCATGGCCCGCCGGTCAGGCCGAGGCCATGGCAGCCTTCGCCGGGCGCTGCCGCAGACTCGGGCTTGCCTTCGGCGTCGGCCTCGCCCCCATCGGCTTCGACCCCGCGGAGGCGGGCACGGGACATGCCCGGCTCGCCGAGCGCCTGGGCGAGCTGGACGCCGTCGGCATCGACGAGCTGGTGGTCAGCTTCGACGACGTCGCCGACGCGACGCCGGATCCGGCCCACCGGCAGGCCGCCGTCACCGAGTGGATCGCCGCGCGCACCCGGGCCCGCCAGGTGCTCGTCTGCCCGACGTACTACAGCGACGATCCGCTGCTGGATCGGCTGTTCGGGGCGCGGCCGCCCGATTACCTGGCAGCGCTGGGCCGCGCCCTGGACCCGGGCATCGGGGTGTACTGGGCCGGCGAGGAGATCTGTCCGCGTGAGATCTCCCCCGGCCATCTCGAGGCCGTTGCGGAGCGCCTGCGACGGCGGCCCTGGCTGTGGGACAACTACCCGGTCAACGACGGCACGATCGCCTGCGAGCACCTGCATCTGCGGCCGTTTACCGGTCGTCCGGCCACCCTCGCGCCGCAACTGAGCGCCCACGCGATCAATCCGGCGCTGCAACCGACGCTCTCGGCGCTGCCCGCGCTGACCCTGCCCTGGCGCTATCGTGCGGGCGAGGCTTTCGCCTACGGTCGGGCATTCCGGGACGCCGCCCGCGCCGTCCTCGGAGATTCGCTGGCGGCAGCCCTGGCCGAGGATCTGACCCTGCTGGAGGATGCCGGCCGGCAGCGCCTCGGCGCACAGGCAACCGGCCTGCGCGCCCGGTACGCCGCCTTCGATCATCCGGCGGCGCGGGAGGTCGTGCGCTGGCTCGATGGCGGTTACCGGCCGCAGCAGGCCGCCCCGGGCACGGCCTGA
- a CDS encoding TFIIB-type zinc ribbon-containing protein produces MQCPVCRDQRLEMTDRRGVEIDYCPQCRGVWLDRGELDKIIERSAAEAGPPRDARAPNQPERGGYHKPQKRKSLLGELFDF; encoded by the coding sequence ATGCAGTGCCCGGTCTGCCGCGACCAGCGCCTTGAGATGACCGACCGGCGGGGCGTCGAGATCGACTACTGCCCGCAGTGCCGGGGCGTCTGGCTGGACCGCGGCGAGCTCGACAAGATCATCGAGCGCTCCGCCGCCGAGGCCGGCCCCCCGCGGGACGCGAGGGCGCCGAACCAGCCCGAGCGAGGCGGTTACCACAAGCCCCAGAAGCGCAAGAGCCTGCTCGGCGAGCTGTTCGATTTCTGA
- the katG gene encoding catalase/peroxidase HPI produces MHGSHTRVGGRGATNEFWWPNQLNLKILHQHTPESSPLGRDFNYAEAFKSLDLAAVKRDLYALMTESQEWWPADYGHYGGLFIRMAWHSAGTYRTGDGRGGSSTGNQRFAPVDSWPDNGNLDKARRLLWPIKQKYGNRISWADLMILAGNCAMESMGFKTFGYAGGRADIFAPEEDIYWGAEDEWLGNKRYTGNRELETPLAAVQMGLIYVNPEGPDGEPDPYKAAHDIRETFGRMAMNDYETVALTAGGHTFGKVHGAAPDSHLGPEPEAAPLEQMGLGWKNSYGTGKGDDTITSGLEGPWTPNPTRWDMGYFDMLFGYEWELEKGPGGCYQWTPKDIADKDMVTRAHDSATKIKPMMLTTDISMKVDPSYREISKHFHENPEEFADAFARAWFKLTHRDLGPKSRYLGPEVPSEDLIWQDPVPPVDHELVNAQDVKALKKKILDSGLGTAELVATAWGSASTFRGSDMRGGANGARIRLAPQKDWEVNEPARLQMVLGKLEGIQQDFNRAQSGGKRVSLADLIVLGGNAAIEQAAKQAGFNVEVPFHPGRTDATEEQTDAESFEVLEPVADGFRNYMKKRYTVPAEEMLLDRAQLLKLTAPEMTVLLGGMRALDTNVGEAKHGVFTERPGTLSNDFFVNLLDNDTEWHRTDEEGEEFEGRDRKSGAIKWTATRVDLVFGANSQLRAISEIYAQDDGQEKFVHDFIAAWNKVMNADRFDLA; encoded by the coding sequence ATGCACGGCTCACACACCCGTGTCGGCGGCCGCGGCGCCACCAACGAATTCTGGTGGCCGAACCAGCTGAATCTGAAGATCCTCCACCAGCACACCCCCGAGTCCAGCCCGCTGGGTCGCGATTTCAACTACGCCGAGGCGTTCAAGTCGCTGGACCTGGCGGCGGTGAAGCGCGACCTCTACGCGCTGATGACCGAATCCCAGGAGTGGTGGCCGGCCGACTACGGTCACTACGGCGGCCTGTTCATCCGGATGGCATGGCACAGCGCCGGCACCTATCGCACCGGCGATGGCCGTGGCGGCTCCTCCACCGGCAACCAGCGCTTCGCACCGGTGGACAGCTGGCCGGACAACGGCAACCTGGACAAGGCGCGCCGCCTCCTCTGGCCGATCAAGCAGAAGTACGGCAACCGGATCTCCTGGGCCGACCTGATGATCCTGGCCGGCAACTGCGCCATGGAGTCCATGGGGTTCAAGACCTTCGGCTATGCCGGCGGCCGCGCGGACATCTTCGCCCCCGAGGAGGACATCTACTGGGGTGCCGAGGACGAGTGGCTCGGCAACAAGCGCTACACCGGCAACCGTGAGCTGGAGACCCCGCTGGCGGCGGTGCAGATGGGTCTGATCTACGTCAACCCCGAGGGCCCGGACGGCGAGCCGGACCCGTACAAGGCCGCGCACGATATCCGCGAGACCTTTGGCCGCATGGCCATGAACGACTACGAGACCGTCGCGCTCACGGCCGGCGGCCACACCTTCGGCAAGGTGCACGGTGCCGCGCCGGATTCGCATCTCGGCCCGGAGCCGGAGGCGGCGCCGCTGGAACAGATGGGCCTCGGCTGGAAGAACAGCTACGGCACCGGCAAGGGCGACGACACCATCACCAGTGGCCTCGAGGGCCCCTGGACGCCGAACCCCACGCGCTGGGACATGGGCTACTTCGACATGCTCTTCGGCTACGAGTGGGAGCTGGAGAAGGGCCCCGGCGGCTGCTACCAGTGGACGCCCAAGGACATTGCCGACAAGGACATGGTCACCCGCGCCCACGACAGCGCCACGAAGATCAAGCCGATGATGCTCACCACCGACATCTCAATGAAGGTGGATCCGAGCTATCGCGAGATCTCAAAGCACTTCCACGAGAATCCGGAGGAGTTCGCGGACGCCTTCGCGCGCGCCTGGTTCAAGCTCACCCACCGGGATCTCGGCCCGAAGTCCCGTTACCTCGGCCCCGAGGTCCCCAGTGAGGATCTGATCTGGCAGGATCCGGTCCCGCCGGTGGACCACGAGCTGGTCAATGCGCAGGACGTGAAGGCGCTCAAGAAGAAGATCCTGGACTCCGGCCTCGGCACCGCCGAGCTGGTTGCCACCGCCTGGGGCTCGGCCTCCACCTTCCGCGGCTCGGACATGCGCGGTGGCGCCAATGGCGCGCGCATCCGCCTCGCCCCGCAGAAGGACTGGGAAGTCAACGAGCCGGCGCGCCTGCAGATGGTGCTGGGCAAGCTAGAGGGCATCCAGCAGGACTTCAACCGCGCCCAGTCGGGCGGCAAGCGGGTCTCACTGGCCGACCTGATTGTCCTCGGCGGCAACGCCGCCATCGAGCAGGCAGCGAAGCAGGCGGGCTTCAACGTCGAGGTGCCGTTCCATCCCGGTCGCACCGACGCCACCGAGGAGCAGACCGACGCCGAGTCCTTCGAGGTCCTGGAGCCGGTGGCGGACGGCTTCCGCAACTACATGAAGAAGCGCTACACCGTTCCGGCCGAGGAGATGCTGCTGGACCGCGCCCAGCTGCTGAAGCTGACCGCCCCCGAGATGACCGTGCTGCTCGGCGGCATGCGGGCGCTGGACACCAACGTCGGCGAGGCGAAGCACGGCGTGTTCACGGAGCGCCCGGGCACCCTCAGCAATGACTTCTTCGTCAACCTCCTCGACAACGATACCGAGTGGCATCGCACCGACGAGGAGGGCGAGGAGTTCGAGGGCCGCGACCGCAAGTCCGGCGCCATCAAGTGGACCGCCACCCGGGTCGACCTGGTGTTCGGCGCGAACTCCCAGCTCCGGGCCATCTCGGAGATCTATGCCCAGGACGACGGGCAGGAGAAGTTCGTGCACGACTTCATCGCTGCCTGGAACAAGGTGATGAACGCCGACCGCTTCGACCTCGCCTGA